A region of the Passer domesticus isolate bPasDom1 chromosome Z, bPasDom1.hap1, whole genome shotgun sequence genome:
ttgaGGTCACCCAGGTcttcctgcagccacagcagtggCCAAACAGGGACCATGGAAAAGGTATCCAGAACACCACGGTGTTCATCCACCCCCAAGGTACAGCCAGAGTCTCcttgggaaggaaaagaaataaaacatttccttGCTGCTAGGTTTTATCAGCCACATAATCTAATTAACTAGCACAGCTGCTTCATTAGCATTAGAGGCATATTTATCAAGGGGCTAGAGGAAGAATTTATATAGATTAGTTTGTAATTTTGGAGTTCCTGGATGTTTTTTTTACTAGAGTTTACACAGTTCAGGACAGTGCAATGCTGAAGGACTTcaaggcagagggaggcagCTCCGTGTCCTCCCATGTGGTACCTGGCAAAGACAGGAGGAATCACAAGTCTTACTTCAAACACACTCTGATTGGTAAAAGCCTCTGCTTACTCACATGTGGTGTTCTGCAGGAGAAATAATTGTGAATTGGAGAAGCAGAAACACAGCCCAGTGCTGAAATTCTTTAGAGAAGTGAGCATTTAACAAAATAAGAAATGTTTCTAAAGTTGATTGAAGTTACTAACAGCGACCGCCTGCTTGCAGGCAAAATGAAGGATTTCCTGCAAGGTCACACAGAGCAGGATCACTATTGTTTCACTGCTGACACTATACTTTGAAAATTCAAAGAATAGCTTAGAAACACAAAACATTTCCCAGACCTCTAAGACCCATTCAGTTCTAAATGTAATTTGAAAGCTCTTTTACACACTTACGATTTGACACATAAACTTTTGCTTGTAAGTACCCAAACCAGCATTGAGTATCaagatatttggaatgttttactGGGGGTGGTACCAAATGCAACCaacttacttttaaaataaatattgaaacttttaatatttttagttatttttatttaaggTCCTATCTTAATATCCTACATCTACCAAGGGATTTATATAAATGAAAGGAGATTTTTGAATACTTTCAGTCAAAGGAAGACTGGAAAAGAACCACAATGAAATGTTTGCAACAGACGGAGTATTCCTATAGTACTAGCCAAAAGATACAGCCAAAAGAGATTCCAGCTACACCTTTTGATTCAATGCATTTTAAGTAAAAAGATACATATGTCAGCTTAGAAGCCTTAAATTTGCCTGATGGATTCTGCATTTCTCTAGCATTTTACTTTAATTATTCTGGGTTTAGTAtctgaatgttttcttttaaattgatTCACAATACTATGCTAGTCTGCAagtggttgggttttttaaatttttttttattttttttttcctgaaggagTTATTATTTTACATAGTGGCCTGATAATATTATGCCAATTTGTGGTAAAATGTGTATGATTTTTTGCTTGAGACTGATCCCCATTTTTCACATCTAGTTCATAATTTTAATGACaccttttttgtgtgtgtttttggtgggtgtttttctttgtttacttttggggtttttttggatattgtggggttttttttgtttggtttgggtttttgttttttggtttttttttggttgttgtttggtttggtttggtttgttgttgttgttgttagtttttttggttgttgttgttgttgttttttggtggaATTCCTTACGCTTTCCAGGAGGAATTGAGCACACAGCAATAAAACACAAACATCTCTTGCACATGGTTGGGAGAATGGAAtgtctgcagctcagcctggccctGCACCTGCTCTCATCTTGCAGGTGCTAACACAGGTGTCTCCAAAACTCAGTCTGGGAGCTCAGAGTGGAGCAGCTGatgtgccctgcagggacagtgaggCAGTGGAGgcctccccagcctcttgtcCCTCTCAGTTGGGTGATTGTTCCATAACAGCCGAGgtccagctggcagccacccGCTGTGACTCCTGTGGAAACACTCAACAGCTGCCAGGGTAGAATCAGAGGTTTTCCCAGCCAGCCTggtgtgctcctgtcccagcatGACTTCAGCGAGCTGTTCCTCCTCCAGCACCCCATGCCCACGTGGGAAAAGCTGGTCTGTCCCAAAACACCAGAAGGGTTCCCTCAAGGCACTCTGCCCATGCAAAACCAAAGAGCTGAAAACCTTCCCAAAGGGCTGCACAAATCTCGTTTATTTGACTTTTCCCGATTTCCAACCAGGAGCTGAGCAGTCAGACctgacagctgcctgctgattTACGCGGCGTGCGCCGGGGACGGCTCAGCTGTGACACACGGCTCgggtgcagctgctggggatttttttatttccctcctcGGGTTTCCAGTGCTAGGAAGCAACACGTGGCTGTGCTTGGGCAGCTCTCCAGACAGtctggccctgctgctctctaGATTCAGGCTCTTCACGTGCTGTGAAACAGCAGCAGCCGGGGAGAGGTGCAGCTGCTCCGTGGGCGTGGGGAGGGGAGAACAGCCCCAGGTTTCATAACTGGGGCAGCACTTCACGACGAGGGGGAGCTATGGACGTGCCACAGTGCCCAGGAAATCCTCCCAAGCCTGGAGTCGTGGTTACACGTGTGAGATAAAAAGTCTTCTCCTAATCTTAGCCAAGTCTTGAGGCTCTCATTaaaaagcagagctggcagcacccTCAAGCCCTCATCTATCCCATCTTTGTATTCCAAAGAGTGATCAAAACTCCCTCACATTTTAAACACTCGagcaaataatttctaattTGCTTTTAAGAGCTTCCAGTGATTAAGATTCCTTAATTGCAAGGCCATGACCTCCAGTGCCTTACACTGGCTTTCTTGCTAGATCATTCTTTGATGTCTACCCAGCCATGTTCTGATGCCTGCCAAGACTACAACTTCTTTCCCCTACCACAACAGGAAAATCAGATTATGTTCTTGTTCTTTCCAGATTCAAACACCATTCCCCTGGCTTTTGTGTGGGTTTTATCTCTAAGCAGTAGCTGCACCTGTAATCATCCCTGCATCTGTAATCATCCCTGCACTATGCTGCCTGCTCAAAATTTCACATCAGTTACCCCTGAGGTAACTTCTCTTGAGCCAGTTTAGCCCATGAGTTTTCCACTTGCTTTTGCCCTCATTTCCTACCCAAAGAGGAGTGAAGATAAATAGCCCCAAAAATAAGGCAACTCACCCTTTCCTCACAGCTTGATTTAAACACCTGGAACTAAACAGCCACTCCTGCAGTATGAAAGAGGCTGGAGATTTCCCATGGGCAGTGGCTCGTTGGGCATCCCTCCGTTCTTCCCCATCACAGCaaaagaaaggagaggagagaggtcACACTTGTGGTGTTTTATTGACACCAGTGTAATTTTGAATCTCTCTTCCTGCAGATCAGTGGAAAATCAACTTTTGCAGTGAAACAGCTCTCATGGCCTTGCATAATCTCTTGCTACTCCAACTGCAAGCAGATTCTCACTGAGACCACCACTATTTGCCTGGATGCTTCCCACAACAAACAGGCCCATGCTCAATGTCCTCATGCGCTACCACTCTTTCTAGATTTTGCTTTTTCCCTGTACACAGGagattttctgatttttggCTTTGGCATGAAATGGTTTCTAAAAGCTGGCGTGTGCAAAACACTTCTGGAAGTGTGGAaggctggtgctggtggtggcATGGAAAAAACGGGGTTCAAGGAACCCTTAGGGAAGATGACATTTGAGGTAGAATTTTAAGGGCAATTGATTTCAAAATCATCACGTCCCACAGGGGTTCTGCAAAAACACTGTTTTCACATCTAGAAAAGTCTTActgtgtgggggtttttttctggttttgtttgaaAACTATGCCTGCCTGCACTATCCATAGAGCTGCTTTACAGGTGTGtatcagagaaggaaaaacaactCCTAAAGACAACAGCAAGTTTGAATgctatttaatgaaaaataggTGAAGTTTACAAACACAAGGCCAACAGAGAgaagagcacagcaggaaactGCCAAGGTACAGGTAAGAATTCTGAAGTGCATTGCTAGTGCAAGTCAGTAGGCAACAGAAGGAAAATCACGTTCCATGTAGGCCCCTTCAGGTGAGCTGGGGTTTGCTGGGCTACAACAGCTCGAAAGGCACAGCCTCAATCTCCCTTGAGAGCTCTTCATCCAGGACTTTCTACCGGGAGAGAAAACCAAGAGGAATCAGGGACCACGAGACAGCTTCCACAGACTGCTGGCAAACAAACACATCTGCAATTATCAAACCCTGGGAGGTTGTCAGCAGTGATGGATTAACCCTGGTGTTGAGCTGGAGGGACTCACTGCAAAGGGCACACAGCCATAGGGAAACCTCCAGAGGGCTGGACAAGCTCAGCTGCCTTTACTCTGTGACCCAATGTGATTTTGGAGACGTCCCAGCTCCCTGGTCCTCCCCAAAGGTGAGCATTCTGACCACAGAACAGCCTCAGGCTGGTAAGGGGAGCTTGTACTCCTGAATCAAAAACAAGTGGTATACCAACCCAGGCAGTCTCAtctgaaaatgtgaaaaatgctCTTACCTAGATGGGATTTTTGATCACAGGTTTAAGGCTTACCACTCATGCTTTACGAGCAAGCAGGCAGTAGCCCAAAGGAACAAAAACGTGTTTTATGGGGCTCAAACGTAGCTCAGCTCACACAGGAAAGCTACATATGAACTTCCCAAACAGCCTTATGGTGTTTGGCTCAACAGCCACACCTGTAGATCACACAAGCATGGAGGAAATGGGCACCGTGTTTTACAGGGGAAGGTCCCCATTGCAGTTTAAAAGCTGATGTTGACTAAGATAAGCCTGGAGCTCTCTGAGAGTTCAGGAGGAGCAAGGAAGCTTCTGAGACCTACAGTGAGTGAATAAACATTCCAATAGGCAAAATTCATGGGGATATAGCTACCTAATCTGCACTGATATCACTGTGCCCAACTGCCTTTGCAGCTCAGACATCACTCCACCAGTTCCCCTGATCAGCATCTACAACTTCTGCCTCACCAAATCTCCCCATGAGAACATTAAGACTACAGTCTAAGGTGGGTAAATCTGTAATTAATTTATACATGTAGCTCCTGGAAAGATAAAAAAACTCTTACAAGTTCTCTTTTCGCTTCTTCAACCTTCACTTGTGCCAGAAGAATGCTCTAATGGGAGAAAGTGGaataaaaatcagtatttcATCAAGAAACAAGAGTCCCTGCATCTTTACAAGAATCTAATTATGAGCCTCAGGTGAAATAATGGACAATTAATTAAGTTTTGTGTACGCACTTCACATGCAGAAGGTATTGCCTTTAAAAGTCTAATACTGGTGTGGATTTGGCAATCATGTATTTTTCAGAAGTCTGGTATGGCCTAAAGTCTGAAAAAACCCTTCATCTTAAGCAATTTTACAAACCCACCAATCAAGGGACTTGATTTCAACAATATTTGTGCAAGAATTTTCCAAAGCACAGTAGGTTTGCAAGGATAaacctccctcccctcctcctgcctgcacCAGGGGCTCTCCCTTGTCTCCACTGACAGCAAGGCTGGAGGAGGGAACTGGAGAACCTAATCCCATTTGAATGTCCTGTTCCACTTCAAGGAAGGAAGAAGCAGCCTCTTGGAGGAAGATGGATGAGACCCAGCAGCAGTCCCACCTTTCTAACCATAGCTTTTGTgggtgtgggggtttttttttggttggtttttttttgtttgtttgttttgttttttgttttttctctagGAGAAAGACATCAGTGTTTGTATGATAGAGAAGAGAAACTTGCATTTTCATAGAGCTGAGTACCCAGCACCCTCAAGAGAAATCAAAGAAAATGATGGAGCAGCCAGTTTAGGGGACAAAACCTATGTTTGGCTATTTCTTCAGGATCCTTAAGATCCTGTTCAGAGCTCCAAAATCTGCAACATGTGCTGTGTCCACCATATTGACAGCCCGACAACACTTACAGCTAAAACACTGGTAAATCTCAAAAAGTTGTTTATATTAGGGGATTCCTTTTCCTCCATATTTCTTTGTCCAATCTCTAGCTAATTCACCTGAATACTAATTTACCCAGAAAATCTGTCTACTCTGTTAGAACAAAGTTTGCCTGACAAAGACACTTAATTTCTTGGCTTTGATTAATAAATAGAGATCAAGTCTTTGGTTTGCATCATTAACAGACCAAAGGCATCACAACATTACTGTGATATCCCTTACATTCTGAAGTCCACTAAAGTTAACCTGATGGCAAATACAACATAACAGTGGAATAAATAATTACAGGAGGTAAATCAAGATAGGATGCCAGTTCCATCTTCAATGGCTCCATTTTTTTACGCagtgcagccagctcctgcagagagaGAAAGGCAGATCATATTCTAGACAATTATTTGTAGAATTGATGGAAATGAGTGAGATAGATCCACAGTTACCTACAACATTTCAGATTTTGAGAGACTTCATTCTCTACTAAACACGTGGAAAACAGAAGTTTTGCACACGCAGCAGCACAAAGACTCTCCCTTATCCTTATAAAGTAGAAGTAACTTCTTTTTGGGGCTGCAAACTGAGTACCTTCCACAGAGCTGAACTCTTTCCAAATAATCaaagttaaataaaaaagataaagtTATTTGTGCTGCCCGTTTCACTGATATCTTGGCAAAGCAGTTCTATAAATGTCAAGGAGTCAAACCGTACCTTAAGCTTGTGCTCTAGAAGATGACAAGCCTAGAAAATTTGCCTGTGGCTTTTTGGATGCAAAATTCCAACAAAAATTAGTTCTGGTCACTACCCTGGTTTAACACTGGGCAATGTGAGCAGTGCCACCCAGTGCCGGCGGGTGAGAAGCACAACAGAGAAACCAGGAAACCTATTTTCACTGCTCCActcaaaaacaaaaaggaaaagataGCAAAAGTAATAAGGAGAAAGACTGAGTCCCCACTACAATAACAGCAAAAACTATGGAAATATGTTGAGTGCACAGGACAAAGCTGTAAAACCTGTAGTTACTAACTCAAGAAATGTGCTTTTTCTTTAAGAGGTTCCACGAGGCTTACAATAAAGCTGAAAAATGCTATGTTTAAAgacacaacaacaaaaaaaatagcACACAGTGATTCTGAATTTGGGTTTCATTTGATCTtaccccctttttttttaagtgtttggAAGATATTTACTTCACACAAAGCAGCAATGACCCAGCACATGGGTCATTCTATCAAGAAACTGCAATACACAAGTAGCCATGTAATGGGATATAGCCCACAGAATATCCACTCTGTTTATAACACGGACCAGAAATAAAGGAGGCAGATCTGTTTTCAGCGTCAGGGAATTTATTCTGTGGAAATTCTCCAGTAGACACCTTTAGGAGAAACAAACCCACCCAAAAGATCACACTTTATAGGACTCCACCTACAGGATTTTTATTTGTGCTTCCTTTGGCCATTAAGATTTGTTCAGACAACCAAAAAGCAAACTACAATTCCTGAAAGCACCCAACAAGCAAGCCTggcctgtcccactgcagcaaCATCCCTCTTGTATGCAAAAACCTACCTCAGATGATTTCATGAGTGCCTCATGTGTCAGGGATTTGTCCAACCCCCTGGCAACAAGCTCATTCTGCAAACAGGAGAGAGCACAAAATGTAACAAGAAGGAGAAAGATGTCACCATTTCCTTCTGTTTATATCTAAACAGGCAGAGAAGAACCCAGGTTGTCCACAGCAGAAACGTGTGCTATATATGGAGCCATAGCTATAGCTGGTGTACAAAATGAGGCGCTGCTAAAATTTGTAGTAAGAATAGTAAGTCTTTCCAGAAAAGCAGTGGGAGAAGGGCACATGGCAAGGCTGAAGAAAGGCTGCTCAGGAAAATGTCAATTGCAATACAACACTTTGCATCTCGTGTTTGTCAAGGTGTCAGGCATGGCTTTACTTTAGCCAAAAAGTAACCTGCCAGAGTTTCTCAGGGAACAAGGAGACAGCACTGTGCTGTACTGATCACAGGATGCACTGAGGAGAGATCAGCAGGGACAACTGAGCTATATTCACATGTTGTCCTGTCAGCTCAAGAGTCCCCAGTACTGGAGTTTAGGAAGCTTATGGAATGTCTCTGTAGCTACAAATTTGGGCTCAACCAAACACTGCTGTGTCATCCCATTACAGCGTCATGTAAGAAAATTCATTCAACCTACCTCAGCATCCGCGATCCTTATTTTCATATCCTTAGATTTATCTTCCAGAAACTTCAAGTTCTTGGAGTGAATCTCAGCTTTGGCCTGTTCTGCTTTCTGAGATGCCTCCACTTTTTCAATATCCCTtaaaaaataaggcaaaaaataaaaacagttacATTCAAACATGTATCAGTATACAAATACTGTTACTTATCTATGCTCAAGCTAAACCCTGCAATACAACAAAcacaagaaggaagaaaattgaGAAAGCCCCGTATTTCCCGGTGAGATTTTCCAATGGAAACATAAACAGCTGTTACCTCCAGAACCCCACAGACCAGAGAAAACACAGGCAAAGAAGAAAGCCATACGCCTAAAAGCAAAGGGTAATAGTCTTGTCCATAACTCCCTAACTCACTTAGAGTCCTGTTACATGAGCTAAACCCCATATCAAGAGGAGCCAAACCTGCAGAAAGCGCATGGGAACCTATTTTACAGGCCAAATTACCactttaaaagacaaaaaaaaagaaaaccccactCCACAAATAATTAGACTGGAAGGGAGCTGTGGAGAGCATCCGGACCAACCCCTACTCAAGGCTGGGGTTGATCACACTGTGCTTGGCAAAGCACTTCAGATTACATCCTCCAGGGAAAGGACTTGACACCCATTTCTTTTAGAGTTGTTATGATTATTACGTCTTCTACACACTGGTTAAGGGAACTTCTTACCTGAGAATGGTTTTTGTTTCCCCTCCCTTAGTCTGACTACGGAGGCCATGCTAAATGTGCTAAGAAAATCAGATTTGTCTTCAGCCTCAGACAAAAGCAACTGGAGGAAGACGGAAACTTGTATCTGAAAACAGCTTGTAGATTgcttttgctttaaaataattgttttgatGCTTTCCCAGATCTCTTTTGACTACTGAAAGTATCCATAACACACAGGTTTTGATAGATACTTCCAAATACTTAGAATTGGAGATGTGTCAAACCCCTAAAAATTCAGTTATCCTTGCTAGTTACCACAACCAACATTGCCTAAGACAGAAATCACCAGTATTACTTTAATCTTTCCCTCTTCCTCATCCATTACTCACTTCTCTAACTGTTTTTCCACCATCAGTGCTGAAGTTAGTTTTTTCATGAGGATCTTCAATTTGTGTTCCAGTTCATCgttttttgattttgttttataCAGTTCCAAGGTCATGTCATTTAAGACACTGTAGAAGCTGGTAAAGAGAGAATCAGTGGGAATGCTTAGAAGTCAGCTTTTCTGAAAGTCAGAGTTGTTGTTATTCTTTTCTCCACACTTCAAACAAATGACTTAGTTTCCTCTTAATGTTATGGCAGGAGTAAATTTAAATAAGACGCTAAGGGGATGTGCTTTCCATAACTAACACAGATTTCCATGTGGAAGGGAAAACAGCCCAGCAACCTGAGCAAATGAACAACTGGCATTCTGGTGAATAAAACCACCACATGCTCCACCCCTGGCTTGCCTCAGTGTCTTTGAGAGAAACTGTATCCAGACCCTGAAAATGCATGGTCACAAGATGTGCCCAGCAGCACAAAGCTCTTCCCCCTCCAGCCCAGGAAGAGAGATGTAAGAGCCAAGATCCTAAATATCACACAAAAATTGGATTCCAAGGCAGACTGTGCCCCTTCTTTGCTGCAAgtgctgcagtgccacaggccaAAGCTGTGGAGAGCAGCCCAAGGAGACCAGACTAACAGATGCCATTTCTCCATGGCAGAGGGAATCTCCTTATCACAGAAACAGGGTGCCCCCCCACTCCATtgattcagaaggctgaacaattgctttaataaaactatattatattacatctTACTATAATATATTAAAGagatactatactaaagaaaaactcgtgactctctgagacagccaggacacagctttgacccaaCTGGCCAAGGAATCAAAACAATCCTCCACAGAATCCAACTGACAAATCacttcaggtaaacaatcttccCAACACATTCCAGACGTGCAAAAACAACAGGAGGAGAgaatagagataagaattgttttctcttcttctctccgtgcttctccaggaaaaaaacctgtgagagagaattatgtctctctGTTTAGAGAATGTGAATTCCACATCTCCTTGCATGAACTGAGGCCAGATGAGACAGACAAGGACAAGGAGCTGAGGCTGGAAGACCAGTCACAGTTCCCCAGTCTTTGCCTAAGCAGTGTGAGCACTGCTGTAGCCTGGGACACCTGGCACAACAGTCCAACTGGCTTGCAGTGGCTTGCAGCCACTGACTACAAAAGCATGAGAAAAAGGAGGGATTTAACTCCATCCCAGGCCCTTCTCAGGCTTCAGAGCCttcttgtgctgggataacctAGAGCTAGCACTTTGTGCTCAGCTCCCACGCACTCCAAAGGGGTGAAAAACAACCCTGACAAATAAGATTCCTAGTGCCAACTTTGAAGCTGCCGAAGtgaaaaaacagaggaaagcaGCATAGACCCTCACCACGAATGCAGAGTGTGAAGAAATACCTGGTAAGAGATGTGTTCTCCACTTCGAGGTCCATTGCACTTCGTACCAGGTCACTGGTGACCTCTCCAAACAGACtgttttcaaaaaaacccagggTTTGTCGAAGAATATCGTGCCAGTACTCAGCTGGAAAATATATACAACCcaaagaagtgatttttttaatgttactgCTCTTTTTTGAGCTCTTCAAAGCTAGAACCCAATCCCACAGTGGGAACTTGGCTACCTGCCTgttgctgggggaaaaaagacgCTTTTAAAAAAGGCTTAAACGTGCCAAACCTGCTGCCACATCTCCATTTGTCAAACAAATTCAGTGTATAAAGGGAGAAAGCACTGCTCCACTCCCTCCCTGGCCAGTCTCTCTGACATCAGACAAACAAGAGCTCACCCTCATGCTACAGCAATGAGCACATGCAGGTCACCTCCTCACAAAGCTCAGCCTTGTTCATGGCAGGCTTGGGAAGCCTGTCTccataattttttgtttggcaAGGCACTTGAaggaacaaaaaccaaacacgTTTTCTTACGAAAATATCTCCATGCGTACTATGCCAGTGGTTGCACAGAAAAGTGAAATTCCTTCCTGAGAAAAGCCTGTTAAGTGACAGTCCTTTATCACGTGTGTTAAAAACATACTATGGTCTCCTGAACcactaactaaaaaaaaaaaaaaaaacaaacaaattaaaaaatagtcACTCTAGGCAGCTTCAGCACAACTTAATCATCTCAAAGTTGTTTCAGGCTCCTCCAGGGCTTTTCTTAACAGTGGCTTAGCACCAGCTCAAGCTCTTGAATAGCTGCAGGGACACTTCCCTCTCTATCCAGGCAATATTTCCATGTTGTGCTATCCAGCCCAGCAGACTAGGAGGTTTTAGCAATTAACCTCCTTGTCCATATTTATGGCCTGCTCAAGATGGCTTAACAAATTTTCCTTGAACAATCTTATGTCACTGTAAATTGTTGtaaaaactgaataaaaaaaaaagctgagtcTATTTCaattacatatatttatatatattccAAAGTTTTCAACAAATACAATCTTCAAGATCGCTCAGAACAGCCTGACTCAGGTGGAACTGAGAAATGGAGCTTCAAACTCACCTTCTGCTTCATACTTGCTTGTCCTGTCCTTCATGTCCTCTATCACCAACATAGCATCCTTATCACTCTCTTCATTGCACTCCACAATTTCATGCAAAATATCCACTGTCCTTTCATTCACCTCATATTGTGGAATAGGCGCATcgttaaataatttctttagcCATGAAGTAACCTGCCAGAGAAGGGAGACAAAAGAACAAGCAATCACTTGAAATGACAGCAAATAGCTGATAGATGTGAAGAATGTAAACCACTGCAAACTCTGCACTCCTGAAGAGCAACTCCTACATCAGTGCAGGAGGCGTgggtgggaaaaggggagaaaaattcctttccctcttttttaAACACCCTCTGTGGTCTAAAAGACTATattatatccttttttttttctcactcatATCTTTGGACACCTGTGTGTAATAACCTCCATGTGATAAAATTGCACCTTTTTCATGCGGCCTGTTGGCTACAGACACAGTAACGACCCAAGAGATGTTAAATGGGTGTTTGGAAAAATGGTGAACACTGTGTTTAAAACGTGTGGGATAAAAGTTCCCGAGCCATCCCTGGGAACAGTCTCTCTGCAGGAGAGCGAGAGAGAGTCCCCACAATGTGCCTGAAAAGCAGCTGTACCATCGGAAACAAGGTCAGAAATAAGAGATCAACACAGTGCTCTCAGGTAGGGCTGTGATTGTGGAGTCATAGAATTAtttgggctggaaaagccctccaggatcatcaaatccaagCATTCCCCCAGCATTGCCCAGCACAATACTGACCCACGTCCCCAAGGCCACATCCATATGGCTTTTAAATccttccaggaatggggactccaccactgccctgggtaGCTGTGGCAGGCCTGGACAACTCTTGGACcgaagaaattttccctaatatccaaacTAATTAGATTAGAAAGGTTAGATTATGCCCAGTAACAGCTGAAGAACATGGAAGCTCTACAGCACGTAAGGAACATAAAATCTTGCACAAGCCTGCCTAATAAACCTGACGGAGAATGGACGCAGCCGTA
Encoded here:
- the HAUS1 gene encoding HAUS augmin-like complex subunit 1 isoform X1, producing the protein MLNDLSTILQQFLTYFYTVSHPGWDSPGAIAHRAPWAHVQLPPPAPPDIFLLYLLVSSSCISSVVGVTSWLKKLFNDAPIPQYEVNERTVDILHEIVECNEESDKDAMLVIEDMKDRTSKYEAEAEYWHDILRQTLGFFENSLFGEVTSDLVRSAMDLEVENTSLTSFYSVLNDMTLELYKTKSKNDELEHKLKILMKKLTSALMVEKQLEKDIEKVEASQKAEQAKAEIHSKNLKFLEDKSKDMKIRIADAENELVARGLDKSLTHEALMKSSEELAALRKKMEPLKMELASYLDLPPSILLAQVKVEEAKRELKVLDEELSREIEAVPFELL
- the HAUS1 gene encoding HAUS augmin-like complex subunit 1 isoform X2; the protein is MALAGTSDGDSFQEKLTRVTSWLKKLFNDAPIPQYEVNERTVDILHEIVECNEESDKDAMLVIEDMKDRTSKYEAEAEYWHDILRQTLGFFENSLFGEVTSDLVRSAMDLEVENTSLTSFYSVLNDMTLELYKTKSKNDELEHKLKILMKKLTSALMVEKQLEKDIEKVEASQKAEQAKAEIHSKNLKFLEDKSKDMKIRIADAENELVARGLDKSLTHEALMKSSEELAALRKKMEPLKMELASYLDLPPSILLAQVKVEEAKRELKVLDEELSREIEAVPFELL